The Denitrificimonas caeni genome has a segment encoding these proteins:
- a CDS encoding PilT/PilU family type 4a pilus ATPase, whose translation MEFEKLLRLMVEKGGSDLFITTGVAPSMKINGRIMPVTKSPLSPEMAREMVLGTMNEQQRRDFAKHFECNFAISARGIGRFRVSAFYQRNLVGMVLRRIETNIPSLDDLKLPDVLKQLAMTKRGLVLFVGATGTGKSTSLAAMVGHRNKNSSGHIISIEDPIEFLHQHQNCIVTQREVGIDTESFEVALKNTLRQAPDVILIGEVRTRETMDYAVTFAETGHLCLATLHANNANQALDRIINFFPSDRQQQVWMDLSLNLRAIVAQQLVPTPDGKGRRAVIEVLINTPLAADLIRKGAVHELKPLMKRSTELGMQTFDQALYALYSQGEITYEDALAHADSANDLRLMIKLGSEVAGDHLTTMPSGLSLEIADENPGQHLR comes from the coding sequence ATGGAATTTGAAAAGCTTTTACGCTTAATGGTGGAGAAGGGGGGCTCTGACCTCTTTATTACCACCGGTGTGGCGCCATCAATGAAAATTAACGGCAGAATTATGCCGGTTACCAAGAGCCCACTGTCCCCAGAAATGGCTCGGGAAATGGTGTTAGGAACGATGAACGAGCAGCAGCGTCGTGACTTTGCTAAACATTTCGAGTGCAATTTCGCCATCAGTGCCCGAGGCATTGGGCGCTTTCGGGTCAGTGCGTTCTATCAGCGCAACCTGGTGGGGATGGTGTTGCGCCGTATTGAAACCAATATTCCGAGCCTCGATGACTTGAAGCTACCCGATGTACTTAAACAGTTGGCCATGACCAAGCGTGGTTTGGTGTTGTTTGTTGGTGCCACAGGTACTGGTAAATCCACCTCGCTCGCGGCAATGGTGGGCCACCGCAATAAAAACAGCAGTGGGCATATTATTTCCATTGAAGACCCCATTGAGTTCTTGCATCAGCATCAAAACTGCATCGTCACCCAGCGTGAAGTAGGGATTGATACCGAATCTTTTGAAGTGGCGTTGAAAAATACCTTGCGCCAAGCGCCGGATGTGATTTTAATCGGTGAGGTGCGTACCCGCGAAACCATGGATTACGCCGTAACATTTGCGGAGACAGGGCATCTGTGTTTGGCAACCTTGCACGCCAACAACGCCAACCAAGCCTTAGACCGCATTATTAACTTTTTCCCATCGGACCGTCAGCAGCAAGTATGGATGGATTTATCGCTTAACCTGCGTGCCATTGTTGCCCAGCAGTTGGTACCCACCCCCGACGGTAAAGGTCGCCGGGCGGTGATTGAGGTGTTGATTAATACACCTTTGGCTGCTGATCTGATTCGCAAGGGTGCGGTGCATGAGTTAAAGCCGTTAATGAAGCGCTCCACTGAGCTGGGGATGCAAACCTTTGACCAAGCGTTGTATGCGTTGTATTCACAAGGTGAAATCACCTATGAAGATGCTTTGGCACATGCTGACTCGGCTAACGACTTACGCTTAATGATTAAGCTGGGCTCGGAAGTGGCCGGTGATCATTTGACCACTATGCCTTCAGGGTTATCGCTAGAAATTGCCGATGAAAATCCCGGTCAGCATCTGCGCTAA
- a CDS encoding type IV pilus twitching motility protein PilT — protein sequence MDITELLAFSAKQGASDLHLSSGLPPMIRVDGDVRRINLPAMDHKQVHALIYDIMNDKQRKDYEEFLETDFSFEVPGVARFRVNAFNQNRGAAAVFRTIPSKVLSMEDLGLGETFRNIADVPRGLVLVTGPTGSGKSTTLAALMDYINSSKYQHILTVEDPIEFVHESKKCLINQREVHRDTHGFNEALRSALREDPDIILVGELRDLETIRLALTAAETGHLVFGTLHTTSAAKTIDRVVDVFPAEEKSMVRSMLSESLQAVISQTLLKKVGGGRVAAHEIMLGTPAIRNLIREDKVAQMYSAIQTGGALGMQTLDSCLKGLLAKGLINRESAREKAKTPENF from the coding sequence ATGGATATTACTGAACTGCTGGCATTTAGCGCTAAACAAGGTGCATCGGACCTGCATTTATCATCCGGCTTGCCGCCCATGATACGTGTCGATGGTGACGTGCGCCGAATTAATTTGCCGGCCATGGACCACAAGCAAGTGCATGCGCTGATCTACGATATTATGAATGACAAGCAGCGCAAGGATTATGAAGAGTTTTTAGAGACGGACTTTTCTTTTGAAGTGCCCGGTGTTGCGCGCTTCCGGGTTAACGCTTTTAATCAAAACCGTGGTGCGGCGGCGGTATTTCGAACCATTCCTTCTAAAGTTTTAAGCATGGAAGATCTTGGGTTGGGTGAAACCTTCCGTAATATTGCCGATGTGCCTCGCGGTTTGGTCCTGGTGACCGGTCCGACAGGTTCGGGTAAGTCCACCACTTTGGCGGCGCTGATGGATTATATTAATAGCAGCAAATATCAGCATATCCTTACGGTGGAAGACCCAATTGAGTTCGTGCATGAGTCGAAAAAGTGCTTGATTAACCAACGTGAAGTGCACCGTGATACCCATGGTTTTAATGAAGCGTTGCGTTCGGCGTTACGTGAAGACCCGGACATTATTCTGGTGGGTGAGTTGCGTGACTTGGAAACCATCCGCTTAGCGCTGACCGCCGCGGAAACCGGTCACCTCGTCTTTGGCACTTTGCACACCACCTCAGCAGCTAAAACCATTGACCGGGTGGTGGACGTGTTCCCCGCGGAAGAAAAATCCATGGTGCGTTCGATGCTGTCGGAATCCTTGCAGGCGGTTATTTCGCAAACCCTGTTAAAAAAGGTGGGTGGTGGCCGTGTGGCTGCACATGAAATCATGCTGGGTACTCCAGCAATCCGTAACCTGATTCGTGAAGATAAAGTTGCGCAAATGTACTCTGCGATTCAAACCGGTGGTGCTTTGGGCATGCAGACTTTGGACAGTTGCTTAAAAGGCTTATTAGCTAAAGGCTTAATCAACCGTGAAAGTGCGCGCGAGAAAGCCAAAACGCCAGAAAACTTTTAA